One Spiroplasma sp. NBRC 100390 DNA window includes the following coding sequences:
- the pnuC gene encoding nicotinamide riboside transporter PnuC, with protein sequence MENKQQKWFIITRPINFLGVKTIWKDIKELPKTFKILLICLGVIVTLLSFFDFNHFIDPYNNPSFFSIINVLNTPKPYLGNMPKWIDATLYSLSGLVSFTGVLNVFLISFGKMSNFFWGLINVTTFGLFAFDFGYTGDAQLNLFFYLPFQFIGWYIWQKTLVFEQNSSLNIRSSKWWIIIPIALSACAILTVAWYYEIPAFHYAVVKQDYAYLHQPVPRIFDSITNSIAIIASILMFLRLKEQWILWLISNILQFSMFAGVNSIGGNHPISININMLIQMSFFIINTIIGFLIWSGYLNKEKAE encoded by the coding sequence ATGGAAAATAAACAGCAGAAATGATTTATAATTACCCGACCAATTAATTTTCTAGGTGTAAAAACAATATGAAAAGATATTAAAGAATTACCCAAGACTTTTAAGATTCTTTTAATTTGTCTTGGAGTTATTGTTACCTTATTATCCTTTTTTGATTTTAATCATTTTATTGATCCTTATAATAATCCTTCTTTCTTTAGTATTATAAATGTTTTAAACACACCCAAACCTTATTTGGGTAATATGCCAAAATGAATTGATGCCACGTTATATTCATTAAGCGGGTTAGTTAGTTTTACTGGGGTCTTAAATGTTTTTTTAATTAGTTTTGGAAAAATGAGTAACTTTTTCTGAGGTTTAATTAATGTTACAACTTTTGGATTATTTGCATTTGATTTTGGTTATACCGGTGATGCGCAATTAAACTTATTCTTTTATTTACCCTTTCAATTTATTGGTTGATACATTTGACAGAAAACATTAGTATTTGAACAAAATTCTTCTTTAAACATTAGATCATCAAAATGATGAATTATAATTCCAATTGCCCTTAGTGCCTGTGCTATTTTAACGGTTGCTTGATATTATGAAATTCCCGCCTTTCATTATGCGGTTGTAAAGCAGGACTATGCCTATTTGCATCAACCAGTTCCCCGTATTTTTGATAGCATTACAAATAGCATCGCCATTATTGCTTCAATTCTAATGTTTTTACGATTAAAAGAACAATGAATTTTATGATTAATTTCTAATATTCTCCAATTTTCAATGTTTGCTGGCGTAAATAGTATTGGTGGTAATCATCCGATATCAATTAATATTAATATGTTAATTCAAATGAGTTTCTTTATTATTAATACAATTATTGGTTTTTTAATATGAAGTGGCTATTTAAACAAAGAAAAAGCAGAATAA
- a CDS encoding purine-nucleoside phosphorylase, whose translation MRLDNKLYDENLTMAVNFLKQKVTDWEDYHFLMVLGSGYNPLADSFKINHSIKYADIPFWPVCTAPYHFGNLVFAEHNGKKVVFMQGRHHYCEGYSMSEIAFPIYTLSLLNVQIMIASNAAASLNAQAIKIGEICAITDHINAFGDNPIIGLNNSRLGIRWPIPQNLYDDKLRQLLLTVAEKNNIKLKTGVYVGYPGGIFETVSEARMYKPYAQMIGMSIVPEAIAAFHSGMKVAGLATATVCSIGDNPDFVDDDYIMKQTHKMAVDLKVLLMKLLEVI comes from the coding sequence ATGCGTTTAGATAATAAACTTTACGATGAAAACTTAACAATGGCAGTTAATTTTTTGAAACAAAAAGTAACTGATTGAGAAGACTACCACTTTTTAATGGTACTTGGTTCGGGTTATAATCCTCTTGCTGATTCATTTAAAATTAACCACAGTATTAAATATGCGGATATTCCGTTTTGACCAGTTTGTACAGCACCATATCATTTTGGAAACTTAGTTTTTGCTGAACATAATGGGAAAAAAGTAGTTTTTATGCAAGGACGACACCATTATTGTGAGGGATATAGCATGAGTGAAATTGCTTTTCCAATTTATACGTTGTCATTATTAAATGTGCAAATAATGATCGCATCTAATGCTGCAGCTAGTTTAAATGCACAGGCAATTAAAATTGGTGAAATATGTGCAATAACAGATCATATTAATGCTTTTGGGGATAATCCAATTATCGGGTTGAATAACTCTCGGTTAGGAATTCGTTGACCAATTCCGCAAAATTTATATGATGATAAATTACGACAATTACTCTTAACAGTTGCTGAAAAAAACAATATTAAATTAAAAACAGGAGTATATGTTGGTTATCCTGGTGGAATCTTTGAAACAGTTAGTGAAGCAAGAATGTATAAACCATATGCACAAATGATTGGAATGAGTATTGTTCCTGAAGCAATTGCAGCATTTCATAGCGGAATGAAAGTTGCTGGTTTAGCAACCGCAACAGTTTGTTCGATTGGAGATAATCCTGATTTTGTAGATGATGATTATATTATGAAACAAACGCATAAAATGGCAGTTGATTTAAAAGTCTTATTAATGAAATTATTAGAAGTAATTTAG
- a CDS encoding NCS2 family permease, which yields MFKKKIETFFRFGDLKTTFKKEIIGGLTTFLAMLYILSVQPNMLSTAPDINHPTDPSQNMAFGGIFIATALASFIATLIMGLSANMPVGLAPGMGLNAVFTFNVANNGLGYQGALIAVMLSAIIFCLISVTKLRTIVINAIPNSLKLAIGAGIGFFIAYIGLHNIGFVGDNAVTSGGIVVNGGIPVATLGNLKTNWPMILMGFGVLILIFILHFNKVPGAIAIAILGGLGVSLIIGNVIDSDFIRTNFAYWKGWSYSDFNGFGTNLKSTFTTFTNPKIWTSPIMYISIFVFLFVDFFDTTGTLYSVSTQISTATGQRYELKPRALIADSVGTLVGGTLGCSPVTSFVESTTGVSQGAQTGFSAIITGVMFLVAIPLFPIFKLITPAIAGAAVIFVGTLMVSQIKDIEWAKPEFGIAAFFTIITMIVTFSITNGLALGFIAYALICLITKKAKTVAIPIYILDLCFIGYFIAFAFVQ from the coding sequence ATGTTTAAAAAAAAGATTGAAACTTTTTTTCGCTTTGGTGATTTAAAAACTACTTTTAAGAAAGAAATTATTGGTGGTTTAACAACTTTTTTAGCAATGTTATATATTTTGTCCGTACAACCAAATATGTTATCTACTGCCCCAGATATTAATCATCCAACAGATCCAAGTCAGAATATGGCATTTGGGGGAATTTTTATTGCAACAGCACTTGCATCTTTTATTGCAACATTAATTATGGGATTATCAGCTAATATGCCGGTTGGGTTAGCACCAGGAATGGGGTTAAATGCTGTTTTTACTTTTAACGTTGCTAATAATGGTTTGGGTTATCAAGGGGCTTTAATTGCAGTAATGCTGTCTGCGATTATTTTTTGTCTTATTTCAGTAACAAAATTACGAACAATTGTTATTAATGCAATTCCAAATTCATTAAAATTAGCAATTGGAGCTGGGATAGGATTTTTTATTGCTTATATTGGTTTGCACAATATTGGTTTTGTTGGTGACAATGCTGTTACATCAGGTGGCATTGTTGTTAATGGCGGGATTCCTGTTGCAACATTAGGGAATTTAAAAACTAATTGACCAATGATTTTAATGGGGTTTGGTGTATTAATTTTAATTTTTATTTTACACTTTAATAAAGTCCCGGGAGCAATTGCAATTGCAATTTTAGGGGGACTAGGTGTGTCATTAATTATTGGCAATGTTATTGACAGTGATTTTATTCGCACAAATTTTGCCTATTGAAAGGGTTGAAGTTATAGTGATTTTAATGGTTTTGGTACTAATTTAAAGTCAACTTTTACAACATTTACTAATCCAAAAATTTGAACATCCCCAATTATGTATATTTCGATTTTCGTTTTTCTATTTGTAGATTTCTTTGATACGACAGGAACGTTATATTCGGTTTCAACGCAAATTTCAACGGCAACAGGACAACGATATGAATTAAAACCACGGGCTTTAATTGCTGATTCGGTTGGAACTTTAGTGGGGGGAACATTAGGATGTTCACCTGTTACAAGTTTTGTTGAATCAACAACAGGAGTTTCGCAAGGAGCACAAACTGGTTTTTCAGCTATTATTACAGGAGTCATGTTTTTAGTTGCAATTCCATTATTTCCAATTTTTAAATTAATTACTCCCGCGATTGCTGGAGCGGCCGTTATCTTTGTTGGAACATTAATGGTTAGTCAAATTAAAGATATTGAATGAGCAAAACCCGAATTTGGAATTGCTGCGTTCTTTACAATTATTACAATGATTGTTACTTTTTCAATTACAAATGGTTTAGCACTTGGCTTTATTGCATATGCCTTAATTTGTTTAATTACAAAAAAAGCTAAGACTGTTGCAATTCCAATTTATATTTTAGATCTCTGTTTTATTGGCTATTTTATTGCTTTTGCCTTTGTCCAGTAA
- a CDS encoding RidA family protein, with protein MSKRIIATTLAPQAIGPYSQAIKVGNFLYISGQLPLDPSTMTFGGTTITDQTKWSLENLKAIVQSAGYSLANVVKVTIFLKDINDFAAMNEVYRTYFTEDFPARSAVAVAGLPKDALVEIEAIAYLE; from the coding sequence ATGAGTAAAAGAATTATCGCAACGACCTTAGCTCCTCAGGCAATTGGCCCATATTCACAAGCAATTAAAGTTGGCAACTTTTTATATATCTCGGGGCAATTACCATTAGATCCATCAACAATGACTTTTGGTGGAACAACAATTACTGATCAAACAAAATGATCATTGGAAAATTTAAAAGCAATTGTTCAATCAGCTGGTTATAGTTTAGCAAATGTTGTAAAAGTTACCATTTTCTTAAAAGATATCAATGATTTTGCTGCAATGAATGAAGTTTATAGGACATATTTTACTGAAGACTTCCCAGCTCGTTCAGCAGTGGCTGTTGCAGGATTGCCGAAAGATGCTTTAGTTGAAATCGAAGCAATTGCTTATTTAGAATAA
- a CDS encoding MalY/PatB family protein → MKYDFDIIIDRSQNLERKWDQAYIAKNYHLTGDNIINSSIADLDFTTPSPIVDAILARAKKGVYSYSYVSDELYQAISNWYCHQHKVVVPVDKIKLVHGTVNALHQLIQCLTDVNDYVLIQTPVYGPFGQAIVNNNRRLLANQLQWVGDTYQIDFSMFEATIKKYQPKLFILCNPHNPGGRVWTRTELQKIITICEQYHVLIISDEVHGDLALPNVEFHSLLSFTISDNYLIVCNSPNKAFNLGGLKSSYLITHNKMLRTKIDEQYQRASITSPNVFTIPAYLAAYNNSEVIMWKTAMLSYIAKNYRYVAEKLTAISGLKVMKLEASYLVWINYAETNRTSQEVNKLLLKYKLIVSKDDDFVETPSTCFRINIGTSFAMVVKLINILITIFTK, encoded by the coding sequence ATGAAATATGACTTTGATATTATCATTGATCGTAGTCAAAATTTAGAGCGAAAATGAGACCAAGCTTACATTGCAAAAAACTATCATCTAACTGGTGATAATATCATTAATTCATCAATCGCTGATTTAGATTTTACTACACCATCACCAATTGTGGACGCTATTTTAGCACGTGCAAAAAAAGGTGTTTATAGTTATAGTTATGTTAGTGATGAGCTTTATCAGGCAATTAGTAATTGATATTGTCATCAACACAAAGTGGTGGTTCCAGTTGATAAAATTAAGTTAGTACATGGGACCGTTAATGCTTTGCATCAATTAATTCAATGTTTAACCGATGTTAACGATTATGTTTTAATTCAAACGCCAGTTTATGGTCCATTTGGACAAGCTATTGTTAACAATAACCGGCGGCTTCTTGCAAATCAATTACAATGAGTAGGTGATACTTACCAAATTGATTTTTCAATGTTTGAGGCAACAATTAAAAAATATCAACCAAAATTATTTATCTTGTGTAATCCACATAACCCCGGGGGGCGTGTTTGAACAAGGACCGAATTACAAAAAATAATTACTATTTGTGAACAATATCATGTTTTAATAATATCAGATGAAGTACACGGCGATTTGGCATTACCAAATGTTGAATTTCATTCGTTACTATCATTTACAATTTCAGATAATTATCTAATTGTTTGTAATTCACCAAATAAAGCTTTTAACCTTGGCGGTTTAAAATCATCATATTTAATTACGCATAATAAAATGTTAAGAACTAAAATTGATGAACAATATCAACGCGCTTCAATTACGTCACCCAATGTGTTTACTATTCCAGCTTATCTTGCTGCCTATAATAATTCGGAAGTAATTATGTGAAAGACAGCAATGTTAAGTTATATTGCAAAGAATTACCGGTATGTTGCCGAAAAACTAACGGCTATTTCAGGTTTGAAAGTTATGAAGTTAGAAGCATCGTATTTGGTTTGAATTAATTATGCAGAAACTAATCGAACTTCGCAAGAAGTTAATAAATTATTATTAAAATACAAATTGATTGTTAGTAAAGATGATGACTTTGTTGAAACTCCATCAACATGTTTTAGAATTAATATTGGTACATCCTTTGCGATGGTAGTAAAATTAATTAACATTCTAATAACAATTTTTACTAAATAA
- a CDS encoding fructose-specific PTS transporter subunit EIIC has translation MSIKNKDGLFAIEQIILDSSATTQDEAFQELASIAYKAGCIDNIDKLAKALWAREHETSTGLEDGFAVPHARMKDIKKPAVIFVRYQTGLSWPTFDNSPVQVAIALIIPTNKKNDVHLEVLSNVAKKLLNADLRQTLKTESDKTKILALLQAEDETTIGANEDYKGYVLGITACPAGVAHTYMAAKKIEDEAKRLGYAVKVEKQGANGFEDKLTTEDIQNANVLIIAADIAIGEQERFVDIPILKIAVSEPLHDVDGVFKKAFQIMRQLPNQHIPTTKQTKIKKEKGWFKLHFKGGAVSLKNAVLTGISYAVPVIVAGTAIQALITIIIQIAGADYIVQHANWLNTLSNVAGKSLSILLAPVLAAYIAYAMADKPGLTPGFLGGLACVYVTKTAADGTVIVDGLGFLGGLITGILVGYMMKLFKKYLVSQKMQGVLTWFVYPVLGSLISMCVILFVIGQPIALLINVIFSGLTTLQTSNLAALLGIIIGMMCVFDLGGPFNKVAWAFSFASFSQAFTGGQLTNPALLVPYACFWAAGIGTGWTTALVTLIGRRFSNQYEKEAGKMSWILSSLGITEGAIPFALSDPFRVIPSFMLGGAVSGGLCAAFNLGSTITGGGFITMAGMQSATGAVSIGVAILLWLIFAIIGCAISTSLLLGLKYIKTKPIIEKKVQTWTVNILSLGIVPAVKKQHLKKFNQLSTDEQEQYLNRKQKKSNLKVER, from the coding sequence ATGAGTATTAAAAATAAAGATGGTCTTTTTGCAATTGAACAAATTATTTTAGATTCATCAGCCACAACACAAGATGAGGCATTTCAAGAATTAGCATCAATTGCTTACAAAGCAGGGTGCATTGATAATATTGACAAGTTAGCAAAAGCATTGTGAGCACGCGAACATGAAACATCAACGGGATTAGAAGATGGTTTTGCAGTCCCACATGCCCGCATGAAAGATATTAAAAAACCAGCTGTTATTTTTGTTCGTTATCAAACGGGGCTATCATGACCAACATTTGATAATAGTCCTGTGCAAGTTGCAATTGCTTTAATTATTCCAACGAATAAGAAAAATGATGTTCATTTGGAAGTATTAAGTAATGTTGCAAAAAAATTATTAAATGCTGATCTTCGTCAAACTTTAAAAACAGAAAGTGATAAAACAAAAATTCTAGCATTGTTACAAGCAGAAGATGAAACAACAATTGGCGCAAACGAAGATTATAAGGGATATGTTTTAGGAATTACAGCTTGTCCAGCTGGAGTAGCACATACATACATGGCTGCTAAAAAAATTGAAGATGAAGCAAAACGATTGGGATATGCTGTCAAAGTTGAAAAACAAGGAGCAAATGGTTTTGAAGATAAATTAACAACAGAAGATATTCAAAATGCTAATGTGCTAATTATTGCTGCTGATATTGCTATTGGTGAGCAAGAACGGTTTGTTGATATTCCAATTTTAAAAATAGCGGTTAGTGAACCATTACATGATGTTGATGGTGTTTTTAAAAAAGCATTTCAAATTATGCGGCAACTTCCAAATCAACATATTCCAACAACAAAACAAACTAAAATTAAAAAAGAAAAAGGTTGATTTAAGTTACATTTTAAAGGAGGGGCTGTTAGTTTAAAAAATGCGGTTTTAACTGGAATTTCTTATGCGGTTCCTGTTATTGTTGCTGGAACAGCAATTCAAGCTTTAATTACAATTATCATTCAAATTGCTGGAGCGGATTATATTGTACAACATGCTAATTGGTTAAACACTTTAAGCAATGTTGCTGGAAAAAGTTTAAGTATTTTATTAGCGCCAGTTTTAGCGGCTTATATTGCTTATGCAATGGCTGATAAACCAGGGTTAACACCAGGTTTTCTTGGTGGTTTAGCATGTGTCTATGTTACAAAAACTGCTGCTGATGGAACAGTAATTGTTGATGGTCTTGGATTCTTGGGGGGTCTAATTACTGGGATTCTGGTTGGATATATGATGAAACTATTTAAAAAATATTTAGTTAGTCAAAAAATGCAAGGAGTCTTAACATGGTTTGTTTATCCGGTTTTGGGGTCATTAATTAGTATGTGTGTAATTTTATTTGTTATTGGACAACCAATCGCTTTATTAATTAATGTTATTTTTAGTGGGTTAACAACTTTACAGACATCTAATTTAGCCGCCTTGTTAGGAATTATTATTGGAATGATGTGTGTCTTTGATTTAGGTGGGCCGTTTAATAAAGTGGCTTGGGCTTTCTCATTTGCATCATTTTCACAAGCCTTTACTGGTGGACAATTAACTAATCCAGCATTATTAGTACCGTATGCTTGCTTTTGAGCAGCTGGAATTGGAACTGGTTGAACTACAGCATTAGTAACGCTTATTGGTCGTCGTTTTTCAAACCAATATGAAAAAGAAGCCGGAAAAATGTCGTGAATTTTATCATCATTAGGAATTACAGAGGGGGCAATCCCATTTGCCTTATCTGATCCATTCCGAGTAATTCCTTCTTTCATGTTAGGTGGTGCTGTTTCAGGGGGATTATGTGCCGCATTTAATTTAGGATCAACAATTACTGGTGGTGGTTTTATTACAATGGCCGGAATGCAATCTGCAACAGGGGCGGTTTCCATTGGTGTTGCAATCTTACTATGATTAATCTTTGCTATTATTGGATGTGCAATATCAACAAGTTTATTATTAGGTTTAAAATATATTAAGACAAAACCAATAATCGAGAAAAAAGTACAGACTTGAACAGTTAATATTTTATCATTAGGAATTGTTCCAGCGGTTAAAAAACAACATTTAAAAAAATTTAACCAATTATCAACCGATGAACAAGAACAATATTTAAATCGAAAACAGAAAAAAAGTAATCTTAAGGTAGAAAGGTAA
- a CDS encoding MurR/RpiR family transcriptional regulator, which translates to MDTNLLKQLQMLAVDQKNLTNQTIARYILTNLATINKLTTSELASNCFTSAAGIIRFCQKLGLEGINELKFKVKYLTEHVSLDVQQFNANKQLVQDEMAFFNEYLKIKIESAQLLHTNFFQNDWSTLIKKITIAKSVFIFAFNLAYNVSRNFVQRLRWINKNVIHQNDLNSIESYLPMITSDDMVLYITLSGQSNFIATIAKQVNPDVYSFGIIGKKTALTDHLTDYFVVNSRENEIWDVFSIRSQTVMQFLDYLYAKIIRKYF; encoded by the coding sequence ATGGATACAAATTTATTAAAGCAATTACAAATGTTAGCAGTTGATCAAAAGAATTTGACAAATCAAACCATTGCCCGTTATATTTTAACGAATCTTGCTACGATTAATAAATTAACAACAAGTGAACTAGCTAGTAATTGTTTTACTTCAGCGGCGGGGATTATTCGGTTTTGTCAAAAGCTTGGTTTGGAAGGAATTAATGAGTTAAAATTTAAGGTCAAGTATTTAACAGAACATGTTTCATTAGATGTTCAACAATTTAATGCTAATAAACAATTAGTGCAAGATGAAATGGCCTTTTTTAACGAATATTTAAAAATCAAAATTGAATCAGCGCAATTATTACATACTAATTTTTTTCAAAATGATTGGTCAACTTTAATTAAAAAAATCACAATTGCCAAAAGTGTTTTCATCTTTGCTTTTAATTTAGCATATAATGTTTCTCGAAATTTTGTCCAACGGTTACGCTGAATTAATAAAAATGTTATTCATCAAAATGATTTAAACTCAATTGAGTCTTATTTACCAATGATTACAAGTGATGATATGGTCCTTTATATAACTTTGAGTGGACAATCAAACTTTATTGCCACAATTGCTAAACAAGTTAATCCAGATGTATATTCATTTGGAATTATTGGCAAAAAAACTGCTTTAACAGATCATTTAACAGATTATTTTGTTGTTAATTCACGGGAAAATGAAATTTGAGATGTTTTTTCAATTCGATCACAAACGGTAATGCAATTTTTAGATTACTTATATGCTAAAATTATTCGAAAATATTTTTAA